Genomic DNA from Mycobacteroides chelonae CCUG 47445:
GTGGTGTCCATACCCAGCTCCGCCAGGATGTTGGCCACAGCGATCGGGTGGGTGATGTAGGGATCGCCCGACTTGCGGAACTGTTCGGCGTGCCGGCTCTCTGCCACCTCATACGCGCGCTGCAGCACCGAACGGTCGGCCTTGGGGTAGAACTCGCGATGGACGGCAAGCAGTGGTTCCAGGACCGGGCTGACGGCGCCACGCTGGGCTGTCATCCGGCGGGCCAGCCGGGCCCGCACCCGGCGCGACGCACTCATGGTGCCGCTGACCCGCAGCGAATCCGAGGTCGGTGTGGCTGGATCGCTCACGACAGGCAGGGATTCGACCGCGACCTGATTCTCGCTGGGCGCTTGCTCGTCAGCCACGGTTCACCTCCTACCGCCTAGATTAACGCTCAGATCACACGGAGCGCAGTTAATGGCAGCGGCGCCACGACCGCACGGCCGCCCAGATCAGCGAGTTCCAGAACAACACCGGCGCTGACGACCTCTGCTCCCGCGGTGCTCAAGAGCTTCACCGTCGCCGCGAGCGTGCCCCCGGTGGCCAGCACATCGTCGATGATCGCCACGCGGTGGCCGGTCAGGTCCACCCCGTCAGCGGGAATCTCCAGCGCCGCGGTGCCGTACTCGAGTTCATAGGTTTGGGAATGCACCGGAGGTGGCAACTTTCCGGCCTTGCGCACCGCCAGGACGCCCACCCCGAGGCGGATCGCCACGGCCGCGCCGAGGAGGAAGCCCCGGGCGTCGATACCGGCGATGAGCGTGGCACCCGAGGCCGCCTGCGCCAACGCATCGGTGACCTGTGAGAGGCCATCGGCGTCGGCGAACAACGGCGTCAGATCCTTGAACTGGACCCCGGGTTCGGGGAAGTCGGCGACCTTCCGGGTCAGCCCGTCGATGAGCGCCGTCACGGCGTCGGCCGAGGTCACGCGGGCAGCACCCAACGATCCATGTTCCAGCCGGTACCCCATCGGGTGACGCTCGGGGTGGCGGCGTACATCGTCTTGGGGGCGATCAGCACGCGCGGTTGCCGGTACAGCGGCAGTGTCGGCAGGTCATTCCACAGAATCGCCGAAGCATCGGCGAGCAACCTGCTCTGATCCCTGGCGTTGGTGGTCACCGCCAAGGCAGCGATGATGCCGTCGATCTGGCCGTTGGCGTAGTTCGCCGGGTTCTTCCCCTCGCGGGAACGCAGGGCGTACGCATCCATGAGCCACGAACCCGTCGACCCACTTCCGGGGGCTCCGCCGATGGAGCTGAGCAGCGCATCAATCTGATTGTTCCGCAACGACTGTGGGGTGATCTCGGGCGAGCTGACGTCCTGCACGGTGATTCCGGCGGGTTCGCAGGCCTGCGCCATGGCGGACACGATGGCCGCGCGGCGCGGGTTGGGCGCCTGGTACCCCACCCGGACTGTCAGCGGACGATTGGCCGCGGCAGCACGGGCCGCGACGGGGTCCGAACGCATGAACCGTCCCGCTTCGGCGGCGGCCTCCACCGAGGCGAACGAGTCCCCGATGCTGGTATCCAGTCGCGCATTCATCACCGGCACCCCGGCGATTCCCGCGATGGCATCACGCGGCGTGCACAGCGCGACCGCGCGGCGCAGGTCGGGAGCTCCGACCGATCCCCCGGCGCCGAAGATGAGTTGTTCCACACCGGAACCGGGTTCCTCGGTACGCGCGAACCCGTCAGGTGCGGTGAGCGTCCCGGCTGATCCGGCCGCGACGTCGACAACCTCGAGATCACCGTCGGACAGCCGCTTTTGCACGTCGATCCCGCTGGGCCACACCGTGACCCGCTTGGTCACCGGCGGGCTCCCCCACCACTTGTCGTTGGCGACAAGCACAACCGAACCGTCGTCGTTGTATCCGTCGAGCTTGTAGGGCCCCGACGAGGGGAACTTCGAGAGGTCCAGATCGGAGCCGAGATTCCACTGGTTGTTCCAGAACTCGGCGATCTTCTGCAGTGTCGGAATGTCATTGGCGGAGATGGCGCCAATCAGGTCCACGCCCCCGCCGAGCTTGTCGGCGATCACATGCCACGGCAACATCGTGGTGGCGGCGAACAGCTGGGTCCAGTCGGTGAAGGCTCGATCCGGCGCGAAGGTCACCCGGGCGGTCTTCTGCCCGGGCTTGCAATCCACCGTGGAGATGTCGGCGTATCCCGCGGTGCTTGCCGCATCGAAGTCGGGCAGCCTGCCGGATTGCGCGAACCAGGACAGCACCATGTCTTCACAGGTCACCGGCTTGCCGTCGGAGTAGACGGCCTTTTCGTTGATGGTGTAGTCGAGCACCAACGGAATGCGGCCGACGACCTCGACGCTGCCGAAATCGTGGTCAGCGATCACCTGACCGTCCGGTCCGTGGAAGCCGAACCCGGTGAGCACTCGATTGAAGGCCTGCGCTCCCGCCGAGGCATTCCCCGCGACACTGTTGACGTTGTACGTCGTGAGGCGGCCATCGACGGCGTAGTCGAGCGTTTTAGCCGCCGAGGTCCAACACGAGGTCAGCAACCCCGCCGCGAGTAGCACCGTGGTCGCGATGGCGCCGATTCGAGCGATCCGTCTTGCCCCGGTCCGTGCTGGACTGCGTGAATCCATCAGTGCCGCCGTACGTTCCGCTTACCTTGAGGGCGGGCGCCGGGCCTGGGTTTCGCGGGTCGCACCGTGGTCGTCGAGGTGTCGGAGGTAGCCGATGCCGCTGCCTTGACCGTCTTGGTTCCCGAGCCGGTATCGGCAAGGGGCGCGGCGTCCGGCTTGCGGCGGCTCAGCACCTTCTTGGTGTGGCTCGCCACCAGCTCGGTGCGCTCACGCAATGCCACCAACAGTGGGGTCGCGAAGAAGATGGACGAATACGTGCCCACCAGGATGCCGACAAGCTGAACCAGCGCAAGGTCTTTCAGAGTGCCCACACCCAGCAGCCAGATGGCCACCACGATGAGCGAGAGCACCGGGATCACCGAGATGAGGCTGGTGTTGATGGAGCGCATGAAGGTCTGGTTCACGGCCAGGTTGGCGTGTTCGGCGAAGGTGCGCCGCGACGTGTGCTGGAATCCGTGCGTATTTTCCTCGACCTTGTCGAACACGATCACGGTGTCGTACAAGGAGAATCCGAGGATCGTGAGCAGACCGATCACTGTCGCCGGGGTGACCTCGAAGCCCACCAGCGAGTACACACCCGCGGTGACCAGCAGGTCGAACACCAGCGCGGCCAGTGCGGCAATGGCCATGTAGCGCTCGTAACGTACGGCGATGTAGATACCGGACAGCACCAGGAACACACCCAGCGCCCACAGCGCCTTGTTGGTGATCTGCCCTCCCCACGTCTCCGATACGGCCGAATCGCTGATGGCGTTGATGGACGGCTTGCCGTCAGATCCCTTGGGCGCGAACCGGTCGAAGAGCGCCTTGTGGAGCTTCGCCGATTCCTCGTTGTCGAGTGTCTCGGTGCGAATCTGAATGGAGGCCGAGTCACCGGTTCCGGTGACGACGATCGATTCGGCGTCGCGGCCCAGTGTTTGACTGAAGACGTCCTCGGTCTGCTGGACGGTGGCCTCGCCCTTCGGGAACGACACCTTGGTGCCGCCCTCGAAGTCGATACCGAAGACGAATCCCTTGATCGCGATCGACAAGATCGCGATCACCATGAACGCGCCACTGATCGCGAACCACAGGGTGCGCTTGCCCACGACGTCGACGGCACCGGTTCCGGTGTACAGGCGATAGAAGAACCCGTGTTCTGGTGCCGCAGTGATGGTTTCCACTGCGCTGGACTTAGCATCCGTTGCGGTGGCCTTCTCCGTGCCGTCCACGACGTCCTTTTCGGTCCCGTTGCCGTTGCTCACGGTGTCGTTGCTGGTGCTCATGCGTGTGCCGCCGCCTTACGTTCGCGGGCAATCTGCTGGACCGCGCCAAGCCCGTTGTACACGGGCTTGGACAGGGTCGCGGACTTGGAGGACAGGTAGACAAGCGGCCACGTCACCAGGAACACCACCACGACATCGAGGATGGTGGTGAGGCCCAGGGTGAACGCGAAGCCCTTCACCTGCCCGATGGCGAGCGCGTAGAGCACCACGGCGGCCAGCAGGGTCACCGCGTTACCCGACAGGATCGTCTTACGGGCACGAGCCCAACCGCGCGGCACCGCCGAACGGTAGGAACGCCCTTCTCGTATCTCATCTTTGATGCGCTCGAAGAACACCACGAAGGAGTCGGCGGTGGTACCGATGCCGATGATCAAACCGGCGATGCCGGCCAGGTCCAGGGTGTACGAGATGTACCGGCCCAGCAGGACCAGGATGGCGAACACCATGGCGCCGGAGGCGACGAGGGACAGCGCGGTCAGGACGCCGAGCACCCGGTAATAGATCAGTGAGTACAGCAGCACGATCGCCAATCCGATGGCGCCCGCGATCAGTCCGGCCCTGAGCGAGGTCAATCCGAGTGTGGCCGAAACGGTTTCGGCATCGGACGATTCAAACGACAGTGGCAGTGAGCCGTACTTGAGCGCCGCGGCGAGCTGCTTGGCCGAGTCGGACGTGAACTGCCCGCTGATTTCGGTCTTGCCGCCCGGGATGGGTTCGCGGATGGCCGGAGCACTGATCACCTTGGAGTCCAACGTGAATGCCGTTTGGGTGCCCTGCTGCCAATGCGCAGAGGTGTAGTCCGCCCAGATCTTCGCGCCGGTGGGCTTGAATTCCATGCTCACCACGTAGATGCCGCGCTGCTGGTCGAGTCCAGAACTGGCGTCCTTGATCTCTTCCCCGCTGATGATCGACTTGTCCAGCAGGTAGGCGGCCTTGCCGCCCTGGCTGTCGTCACCGCAGGTGACCAAGGGAAGGTTCGGATCGTCGTTGCCCGCGAGCGGGTCATCGGGGTCGAAGCAGCGCGAGGACTGGACCTGGAGGGCCAGCATCTGGATCCGCGGATCCTCGCTCTGTCTGATCTGCTTCTCGAAGTCGATCAGCTGCTTGCGTTCCTCACCGCTTCCCGGCTTGGGCGGCAGATCGGCGGGAGGAGCGGCCGGAGACGTTGTGGCATTCGGCGTCGCGGGCTGCGTCGCCGGTGCGGGCGGCGGAGGTGGCGGCATCGTGGTGGTTTGCGCCGGGTACGGACGCGGCTGCGGTTTCGGAGAAGGCGCCGCGGGTGCGGGCTTCCCACCACCGGGCTCCGGTGGTGTCGCCTCCTGGCCAGCGCCGCCCGGCTGACCGCCCTGTGGGGCCCCGGCCTGGGGATTCTCCCTGGGCTGCGCCGGCACCATCTGAATGACGGGCCGAATGTAGAGCTTGGCGGTCTGACCGAGGTTGCGGGCCTCGCTGCCGTCATTACCCGGCACCGTGATGACGAGGTTGTCGCCATCGATGATGACCTCGGACCCGGAGACGCCGAGTCCGTTGACGCGCGCGTTGATGATCTGCTGCGCCTGCGTCAGTGCTTCCTTGGTCGGCTTGGAACCGTCAGGGGTGCGCGCCGTCAGCGTGACGCGGGTTCCGCCCTGCAGGTCGATACCGAGCTTGGGTTTGGCGTGCTTGTCGCCGGTCAGGAACACCAGCAGGTAAGCGCCAATCAGCAATACCAGGAAGGCAGCTAGATAACGCGCGGGGTGCACAGGGGCCGATGGCGAGGCCACGTGTCCGGTCTCCTTGCTTGTCGAGGGCGGGTCGGGAGGCTTTCAGGGTTGAGTAGCGGCGGAGCCGTTACTCCTTGGTCAGCTCGACCCCGGAGCTCTCGACGTCGCGCGACGCCTCGCCAGCGGTGTCATCGGCGTCCTCGGCCTCGTCGACGATCTTGTCGCGGATCGCGAGCTTCATCCAGCGCGTCACGACACCCGGCGCAATTTCCAGGTCCACGGTGTCGTCGGTGACGGCGGCGATGGTGCCCTGCAGGCCGGAGGTGGTGTGCACCCGATCACCGATCGCCAGCGACTCGTGCAGCTCGATGGTGGCGTCCAGAGCTTTGCGCTGCCGCCGGTTCGCGAAGAAGAGGAACGCGCCCATAACGAGGATGAGCGGCAAAAAGACGATGATCGATTCCATGGCGGCTTTCGGGATTCTTTCCGTTGGGTCTTCACGAGGTCAGGCAGGGTCTGCGTGAAACAAGCACGCGACAAGTCACCAGTGTGCCATCCGACTCTGTGGAATTGACGCGAACCCCGGACCTGCGCGTCCTGGACTCAAGCGTCCTCTCAATCGAACAGCCCGGCCTGCCCCAGCACTTGCGGCGGCGGGGTAAGACCCAGGTGCGTCCACGCCAACGCCGTGGCCACCCGCCCGCGCGGCGTTCGCGCGAGCATCCCGGCACGCACCAGAAACGGCTCGCATACCTCTTCGACGGTCGTCGACTCCTCCCCGACGGCCACCGCCAAGGTCGACAAGCCCACCGGCCCGCCGCCGAAGCTGCGGGTCAGCGCGGAAAGCACGGCCCGGTCCAGGCGATCCAGCCCGAGTTCGTCGACGTCGTAGACCTCTAGAGCAGACTTCGCGACGTCCACGGTGATGACGCCGTCGGCACGCACTTCCGCATAGTCACGGACCCGGCGCAACAATCGGTTGGCGATGCGC
This window encodes:
- a CDS encoding adenine phosphoribosyltransferase, with the protein product MTSADAVTALIDGLTRKVADFPEPGVQFKDLTPLFADADGLSQVTDALAQAASGATLIAGIDARGFLLGAAVAIRLGVGVLAVRKAGKLPPPVHSQTYELEYGTAALEIPADGVDLTGHRVAIIDDVLATGGTLAATVKLLSTAGAEVVSAGVVLELADLGGRAVVAPLPLTALRVI
- the secD gene encoding protein translocase subunit SecD yields the protein MASPSAPVHPARYLAAFLVLLIGAYLLVFLTGDKHAKPKLGIDLQGGTRVTLTARTPDGSKPTKEALTQAQQIINARVNGLGVSGSEVIIDGDNLVITVPGNDGSEARNLGQTAKLYIRPVIQMVPAQPRENPQAGAPQGGQPGGAGQEATPPEPGGGKPAPAAPSPKPQPRPYPAQTTTMPPPPPPAPATQPATPNATTSPAAPPADLPPKPGSGEERKQLIDFEKQIRQSEDPRIQMLALQVQSSRCFDPDDPLAGNDDPNLPLVTCGDDSQGGKAAYLLDKSIISGEEIKDASSGLDQQRGIYVVSMEFKPTGAKIWADYTSAHWQQGTQTAFTLDSKVISAPAIREPIPGGKTEISGQFTSDSAKQLAAALKYGSLPLSFESSDAETVSATLGLTSLRAGLIAGAIGLAIVLLYSLIYYRVLGVLTALSLVASGAMVFAILVLLGRYISYTLDLAGIAGLIIGIGTTADSFVVFFERIKDEIREGRSYRSAVPRGWARARKTILSGNAVTLLAAVVLYALAIGQVKGFAFTLGLTTILDVVVVFLVTWPLVYLSSKSATLSKPVYNGLGAVQQIARERKAAAHA
- a CDS encoding ABC transporter substrate-binding protein, whose amino-acid sequence is MDSRSPARTGARRIARIGAIATTVLLAAGLLTSCWTSAAKTLDYAVDGRLTTYNVNSVAGNASAGAQAFNRVLTGFGFHGPDGQVIADHDFGSVEVVGRIPLVLDYTINEKAVYSDGKPVTCEDMVLSWFAQSGRLPDFDAASTAGYADISTVDCKPGQKTARVTFAPDRAFTDWTQLFAATTMLPWHVIADKLGGGVDLIGAISANDIPTLQKIAEFWNNQWNLGSDLDLSKFPSSGPYKLDGYNDDGSVVLVANDKWWGSPPVTKRVTVWPSGIDVQKRLSDGDLEVVDVAAGSAGTLTAPDGFARTEEPGSGVEQLIFGAGGSVGAPDLRRAVALCTPRDAIAGIAGVPVMNARLDTSIGDSFASVEAAAEAGRFMRSDPVAARAAAANRPLTVRVGYQAPNPRRAAIVSAMAQACEPAGITVQDVSSPEITPQSLRNNQIDALLSSIGGAPGSGSTGSWLMDAYALRSREGKNPANYANGQIDGIIAALAVTTNARDQSRLLADASAILWNDLPTLPLYRQPRVLIAPKTMYAATPSVTRWGTGWNMDRWVLPA
- the secF gene encoding protein translocase subunit SecF, with the protein product MSTSNDTVSNGNGTEKDVVDGTEKATATDAKSSAVETITAAPEHGFFYRLYTGTGAVDVVGKRTLWFAISGAFMVIAILSIAIKGFVFGIDFEGGTKVSFPKGEATVQQTEDVFSQTLGRDAESIVVTGTGDSASIQIRTETLDNEESAKLHKALFDRFAPKGSDGKPSINAISDSAVSETWGGQITNKALWALGVFLVLSGIYIAVRYERYMAIAALAALVFDLLVTAGVYSLVGFEVTPATVIGLLTILGFSLYDTVIVFDKVEENTHGFQHTSRRTFAEHANLAVNQTFMRSINTSLISVIPVLSLIVVAIWLLGVGTLKDLALVQLVGILVGTYSSIFFATPLLVALRERTELVASHTKKVLSRRKPDAAPLADTGSGTKTVKAAASATSDTSTTTVRPAKPRPGARPQGKRNVRRH
- the yajC gene encoding preprotein translocase subunit YajC encodes the protein MESIIVFLPLILVMGAFLFFANRRQRKALDATIELHESLAIGDRVHTTSGLQGTIAAVTDDTVDLEIAPGVVTRWMKLAIRDKIVDEAEDADDTAGEASRDVESSGVELTKE